The genomic stretch CCGCCTTCTATGGCGCCGGGATGGCCAGCGGCCGGCCGGGCGGCGGAGCGCCAAGCCTGGAGGTGCTACCGGATGTGGCTGGAGCGCTGACGGTCTTCTGTGGCCGCCTGGATCCGTTGATTCCCCCTGCTGATGTGCAGGCGATCGCGGCGGCCCTGGCTGCAGCCGATCCGAGTGGCCAGCGGCTGACCCTGCAGATGGCCGAGGCCGGCCATGGCTACATGTGCGACCAGCGGTCCGATTACCGCAGTGCGGCAGCGGCCGAGGGCTGGAGCCGGATGCTCGAGCTCTTCGCTGGGGAACTGGACACGGACTGAGGCCTGGTCAGGCCTCGCTGGGTGCAGGCTCGGCGTTGCTGAGCTGCCTGACCGGGGAGGGGATGGTGCGCACGGCCTTGGCGGCCTGGGCGGCGGCATCCTTCTCCTTGGTGAGCGGAGTCTTGCGGGGGGTGAGGAACATGATCATGTTCCGGCCTTCCCGCTTGGGATCCTGCTGGATCTCGGCGCTTTCCTCGAGATCCTTGGCCATCCGGAACAGCAGTTGCTCGGCCAGGGCCGTGTGCTGGATCTCGCGGCCGCGGAAGATCACCGTGCACTTGACCTTGTCACCGTCCTTGAGGAAGCGGACCGCCTGACCGATGCGCACCTGGTAGTCGTGCGAATCGATCTTGTAGCGCATCTTCACCTCCTTGACTTCGGTCTGGTGAGACTTCTTCTTGGCTTCCTTGGCTTTCTTTTCCTGCTCGAACTTGAATTTGCCGTAGTCCATGATCCGGCAGACCGGCGGATCAGCTTTCTCGCTCACCAGCACCAGGTCCAGGTCGCGGTCCTTGGCCACATCCAGGGCTTCCTCCCTGGTGATCACTCCGAGCTGGCTGCCGTCGGCATCAACCACCCTGAGCTGGGGGTAGCTGATCCGTTCGTTGATGTTGGGGAGCTCCCGGACGGGGGCTCGGCGATCGAAACGGGGACGAGGTGGCATTCAGAGAGGCGAGGGACCGGCAGTGGAGGTCGTTGGACCTGGTCGAACCAGGGTTGTACCAGACAATCACCCTAGGACGCGCTGCAGCGCCGGCAACGCCTGACGGATTGGATCGTCGTCCTCCAGCCACAGCGGTTGATGCTGGCGGCGGAACCAGGTGCGCTGCCGCTTGGCGTAGCGGAGGGTGCGCTGGGTGGTCAGGGCGATGGCCTCCGCTTCTGTCAGCTCTGCGGCCAGCAGGGAGCGGGCCTCGCCGTAGCCGATGGTGGCCAGCAACGGGAGGTCGGCTCCATAGCGGGCGATCAGTTGCTCGGTTTCCTCCACCAGGCCATCGCTGTAGAGCTGCTGGCTGCGCCGGCTG from Synechococcus sp. CBW1107 encodes the following:
- the infC gene encoding translation initiation factor IF-3 is translated as MPPRPRFDRRAPVRELPNINERISYPQLRVVDADGSQLGVITREEALDVAKDRDLDLVLVSEKADPPVCRIMDYGKFKFEQEKKAKEAKKKSHQTEVKEVKMRYKIDSHDYQVRIGQAVRFLKDGDKVKCTVIFRGREIQHTALAEQLLFRMAKDLEESAEIQQDPKREGRNMIMFLTPRKTPLTKEKDAAAQAAKAVRTIPSPVRQLSNAEPAPSEA